One region of Zingiber officinale cultivar Zhangliang chromosome 7B, Zo_v1.1, whole genome shotgun sequence genomic DNA includes:
- the LOC122005624 gene encoding uncharacterized protein LOC122005624 has protein sequence MSRVPFCRAKRPLLPQALAEAPLSSSLLGWCHSWISIIKWEKHMWFLLDGIPVFMIVGKKLILKLSNIAVHCIDHISVKRKHLELLIHTRRNNMVSLPLLSKNVQAQLWVQLQLHPQVLVKK, from the exons ATGAGTCGAGTCCCCTTTTGCCGCGCGAAGAGGCCTCTCCTGCCGCAAGCCCTAGCAGAAGCGCCTCTAAGTAGCTCTTTATTG GGTTGGTGCCATAGCTGGATTTCAATAATAAAATG GGAAAAACATATGTGGTTTTTGTTGGACGGAATCCCGGTGTTTATGATAGTTGGAAAGAAACTCATACTCAAGTTATCAAATATAGCGGTGCATTGCATAGATCATATCTCAGTAAAGAGGAAGCATTTAGAGCTTTTAATTCATACAAGGAGAAACAACATGGTTTCTTTGCCCCTACTGTCCAAAAATGTTCAAGCTCAACTTTGGGTTCAACTTCAACTGCATCCTCAAGTTCTAGTGAAAAAATGA